The genomic interval CAGATAGCCGAGCGCCGCGGCGATCAGCGCGGCCAGCAGCAAGGGCCGGTGCCGTCCGCTCGCGTCGCTCCAGCGGCCCGCGAAGGTGCTGGCGAGCACCCCGCTCGCCGCGATCAGCGTCATGAACACGCCCAGCCTGAACGGCGTCATGCCGGCGCGCTCGACGCCGAACAGGGAAAGATAGGGAGCGGTGAACGACATCGCCACGCCGAGCATGAGCGTCGCGGCGGCGAGCGGCTTGAAGCCGGGGATGCGCAGTAGATCGAAAAAACGCGAGGTCTTTAACACGAGGGGCGGTGGGTCAGGGAAAGCGAGCCTGCGACGCGCGATGCACGCCGCACACTTCGTGGCCGGAACGACCGGGGCATTATCGGCTTAGCTTGCGGGCGCGTAAACCCGCGCCATCGCGTCCCAAAATTGCAGGCCGTCCGGTTGCCGCACGGCTGACCACGTGAGCACGCTATTTGCCGTCCATTGCGCGCATTTGCTGCGCTTGCGCCTTGTAGTCATAGGTCGGATAAAACTCAGTGCGATAGCCGCCCCATGCGGTTGTTTCGATCGCCCGGTTGACTTCGCGCAGACGGCTCGCGGGCACGCGCAGCGTGACCACTTGGCCGATGCCCATCATCACGTACCACGACACCACTTCGATGCCGGGCGGCGGAAAGGTCTTGAAGAAACCTTGTGCGCGCAACTGGTCGTTGATCTTCGGCAGCGGCTTGGACTCGTCGTGGCGCAGGAAGATGGTGAGCAGGAAGGTGTCGTCGGGTGCGGACGCCGCCGATGCCGCCGGTGCTGCCGGTGGGGACGCTGCCGCCCCGGCGGTGCTCGACGCGCCGGGTGAGCCGGTCATGCCGGCGTTTGGCGCTGCGCTCGGGTCCGCGCCATATGCAAGCGGCGCACTGCCGAGCGACACGGCCAGCGCCGCGCCGGCCAGGTTGCGCAGCAGCGGGCCGGACAACCCGGCGGAACGGCGTGGAGCGACTGCATTGGGCATGGGGTGCCTCCATGACGCGGTTGGGAATAGGTTTGACGGCGCGCGCTTCGGTCTCTATGTTTCGGTCCGTTTCGTCTCGGTGCAAACAGCACGCGCCGCGTATGGCAAGCAATATCCACTCCCGCGCGGCACGCTCAACCGCGCGTTACAGCACGACGTAACCGCGTTTCTCCAATGTCCAGCGGTGCCACTGATTGCCATACATCCCGCAAGCGATACCGAACAGCACCGACAGCACGAGTCCGATCAGGTCGGCAGTTTCGCCCCATAAACCCGAGCAGAAAAGCAGCAGATTGATCGCCAGCATGACGAAAGCAGCAAACCACATCTTCTTCGACAACGCCCACACGAAACCTAACAGACACGCGCCCCAACTGAAGCCGGTGGCCACCGCGACGGTTTCGTCCTTGCCGGGATACCGCAGATAAATCTTTTCGCCCATTTCTTCCCTTTCCGCCCTCGATGATTCGCCGCACGTCGGTGACACCCGGACGAATGTTTAACACGCCACGCCGGCAGGAATATGAGTTTGCGTGAAATTCACACCACCGAGCTTCGAGCCGCGCTGCCCGCGCACTCAGGCGAGGCCACGCTCACTGACGATCCCGCGCATAGCTGCTACTCTTGGCGAATCCATCCGCAGGGGACGCCGCCACGGCGCGATCCCCTGCCTGCACAGGTTAATCCTCTCCGGAGCACGCATGGCAACCCAGACCGCCTATTCTTCCAAAGCCCCCTCGCGAGCCCAACTCGACGCCCTGCCGGGTGCCACCCTCGTCGAATTCGGCACGGACTGGTGCGGCTACTGCCAGGGCGCGCAGGCGTCGATTGCCCAGGCTCTCGAAGCGCACGACGGCCTCAGGCATCTGAAGATCGAAGACGGCCCGGGCCGGCCGCTCGGCCGCTCGTTCAAGGTCAAACTCTGGCCCACGCTGATCCTGATGCGCGACGGCGCGGAAGTCGCGCGCGTGGTCCGCCCGGCCAATGCGGCGGCAGTCGCTGACGTTCTGACGTCGCTCTAAGGTCTCGCGGCGCATGCTGCATCTAATGCACCGCCCCACCCGATCACTATCATGCGACAAGCCATCCACCATCTGAGCGTCAAGGCCCGCAACCGTGGCCTCGTCGAATTCACCGACGAAGCGCGCCGCTTCGTCGCCGCGCAAGGCATCGAAACAGGCCTGCTGACGCTGTTCTGCCGCCATACGTCCGCCTCATTGCTGATTCAGGAGAACGCCGACCCTTCCGTGCAACG from Paraburkholderia phytofirmans PsJN carries:
- a CDS encoding DUF2628 domain-containing protein — protein: MGEKIYLRYPGKDETVAVATGFSWGACLLGFVWALSKKMWFAAFVMLAINLLLFCSGLWGETADLIGLVLSVLFGIACGMYGNQWHRWTLEKRGYVVL
- a CDS encoding thioredoxin family protein: MATQTAYSSKAPSRAQLDALPGATLVEFGTDWCGYCQGAQASIAQALEAHDGLRHLKIEDGPGRPLGRSFKVKLWPTLILMRDGAEVARVVRPANAAAVADVLTSL